The proteins below are encoded in one region of Desulfobacterales bacterium:
- a CDS encoding acetate--CoA ligase family protein — protein sequence MDATNKDTQPVQSERRTVLSEYDAKAFLAGYGVPVVSEKKAADIPEAVAAAREIGFPVVLKGLGPELLHKTENQLVHLNLESEASVEAAAKAVYKSAGDRLAAYLIQPQISGKREFVAGLFNDAQYGPVVMFGLGGIFTEVLSDVTFRLAPISQADAAEMITELRASSMLGAVRGEAPVNRDRLIQTLTGLSRLAEENPDIREVDINPLLIDPDGSPVAVDALVIKGGGQSAKQFPPPVDPRHVGGLFYPRSVAFVGASSQIGKWGYNLLTNTISGGFEGDIYLVNPKGGTIAGRPVYPSIEDIPGPVDVGVVTIPAAKVKGLIPQFKEKGIRNMLLIASGFSETGAEGAQQEQELVDAARAAGIHIIGPNTMGISNPHINFYCTGSHVRPKPGATSVVAQSGNMGQQLLAFAELQGIGIRGFCGSGNEAMITIEDYLDAFEVDELTETVMLYIESVKNGRRFFESARRVGRKKPIVLLKGGQTKAGIKAAASHTGALASNNRVFNAVCRQAGIVKVEKPMDLLDLSAAFSSLPLPAGSRVAIMTLGGGWGVVAADLCEAYGLTVPELDPNIIEAVNQILPPYWSRSNPIDLVGENDPSIPITVLEALMKWDGCDAVINLGIMGRRHMVSRLADSVRQADPACPADFLEKINRSHAEFEDQYIAHIVSLMEQHPKPVLGVSMVKDETDRTVYTLEDRKYKGLFFPAPEQAVKSLAKMYEYQRFCQREDRRCQ from the coding sequence ATGGATGCAACGAATAAAGATACACAGCCGGTCCAGTCGGAGCGCCGCACGGTCCTGTCCGAATACGATGCCAAGGCGTTTCTTGCCGGCTACGGGGTGCCGGTGGTTTCGGAGAAAAAAGCCGCAGATATTCCGGAAGCGGTGGCCGCCGCCAGAGAAATCGGTTTTCCGGTGGTGCTTAAGGGGCTCGGCCCAGAACTGCTGCATAAAACAGAAAATCAACTGGTCCACTTGAATCTGGAAAGCGAGGCGTCCGTAGAAGCCGCGGCCAAAGCGGTTTATAAATCTGCGGGCGACCGCCTGGCGGCCTACCTCATTCAGCCCCAAATCTCAGGCAAACGGGAATTTGTGGCCGGGCTCTTTAATGACGCCCAATACGGTCCGGTGGTGATGTTCGGTTTAGGGGGGATTTTTACCGAAGTGCTCTCTGATGTGACCTTTCGGCTGGCGCCCATATCCCAGGCGGATGCGGCTGAAATGATCACCGAACTGCGCGCCTCGTCTATGCTGGGCGCGGTCCGGGGGGAAGCGCCGGTCAACCGGGACCGGTTGATTCAAACCCTGACGGGATTGTCCCGGCTTGCCGAAGAAAATCCCGATATCCGGGAAGTTGATATAAACCCGCTGCTGATTGACCCGGACGGAAGTCCAGTGGCCGTGGATGCCCTGGTGATTAAGGGCGGCGGGCAAAGCGCAAAACAATTTCCGCCGCCGGTCGATCCCCGACACGTGGGCGGATTGTTTTATCCCCGGTCCGTGGCCTTTGTGGGGGCTTCAAGCCAGATCGGCAAGTGGGGATACAACCTTTTAACCAACACCATCAGCGGCGGATTCGAAGGCGATATTTATCTGGTCAACCCCAAGGGCGGCACCATCGCCGGCCGGCCGGTTTACCCGTCCATCGAAGATATCCCCGGCCCGGTGGATGTGGGAGTGGTGACCATTCCCGCGGCCAAGGTTAAGGGTTTGATTCCGCAGTTTAAGGAAAAGGGAATCCGCAATATGCTTCTTATTGCCTCGGGCTTTTCTGAAACCGGTGCGGAGGGGGCGCAACAGGAGCAGGAACTGGTGGATGCGGCCCGGGCCGCCGGAATTCATATTATCGGGCCAAATACCATGGGCATATCCAATCCGCATATCAATTTTTATTGCACCGGCAGCCATGTGCGGCCCAAACCCGGGGCGACCAGTGTTGTGGCCCAGTCCGGCAACATGGGCCAGCAGCTCTTAGCCTTTGCCGAACTCCAGGGAATCGGCATCCGTGGTTTTTGCGGTTCCGGCAACGAGGCCATGATCACCATAGAGGATTATCTTGACGCATTTGAGGTGGATGAACTGACTGAAACCGTGATGCTCTATATCGAAAGCGTGAAAAACGGCCGCCGGTTTTTTGAAAGCGCCCGCCGGGTGGGCCGGAAAAAACCCATCGTGCTGCTCAAGGGCGGCCAGACAAAGGCCGGGATCAAGGCAGCCGCCAGCCATACCGGCGCGCTGGCCTCAAACAACCGGGTGTTTAATGCGGTCTGCCGGCAGGCCGGGATCGTGAAGGTGGAAAAACCCATGGATCTTTTGGATTTGTCAGCCGCGTTCTCATCCCTGCCCCTGCCCGCCGGCAGCCGGGTGGCGATTATGACCCTGGGCGGCGGCTGGGGTGTGGTGGCCGCAGACCTGTGCGAGGCCTACGGCCTGACGGTACCGGAGCTCGATCCGAATATTATCGAGGCCGTCAATCAGATCCTGCCCCCGTACTGGAGCCGGTCAAACCCCATTGATCTGGTGGGGGAGAATGATCCAAGTATTCCGATAACTGTTCTTGAGGCATTAATGAAATGGGACGGCTGTGATGCGGTGATCAACTTAGGCATCATGGGCAGACGGCATATGGTCTCCCGGCTGGCCGATTCGGTGCGCCAGGCCGATCCCGCATGCCCGGCGGATTTTCTTGAAAAAATCAATCGGTCCCATGCTGAATTTGAGGATCAATACATTGCGCACATCGTGTCCTTAATGGAGCAGCATCCGAAACCGGTGCTCGGGGTGAGCATGGTAAAGGATGAAACCGACCGGACGGTCTATACCCTTGAAGACCGCAAATACAAAGGGCTTTTCTTTCCCGCGCCGGAGCAGGCGGTGAAATCCCTGGCCAAAATGTACGAATACCAGCGGTTTTGTCAGCGCGAGGACCGCCGGTGCCAATAA
- a CDS encoding radical SAM protein, with translation MSKPFIIPIFLPHAGCPHRCVFCNQTAITGNNEPFPSAEGLRGEIDRLMPYKGKNRGKTEISFFGGNFLGLPPEKIRMCLDVAAAYADSQMIDSIRCSTRPDTITPETLKQIAPFPVRTIEIGVQSMAENVLALSRRGHDAAAVRQAMALLKQAGYQTGIQVMIGLPGDNAVAAALTAREIVEMAPDFVRIYPTLVIKGSPLARWYREKRYTPLSLAACVARLKQLYHLFTKNQIKVIRMGLQATEGLSADNVIAGPYHPALGHMVLSTIMLDQATHQLQHISLPRHHINLRIHPKSISRMQGLNKQNLTVLKDAFDLTRICLLPDPEMPELSVIAE, from the coding sequence ATGAGCAAACCCTTTATCATCCCGATTTTTCTCCCTCACGCGGGCTGCCCCCACAGATGCGTATTCTGCAATCAAACCGCCATCACCGGAAATAACGAGCCCTTTCCCTCGGCCGAGGGGCTGCGTGGTGAGATCGACCGGCTGATGCCGTATAAAGGCAAAAACCGGGGAAAAACCGAAATCTCCTTTTTCGGGGGAAATTTTCTGGGCCTGCCGCCGGAAAAAATCCGGATGTGTCTGGATGTTGCGGCAGCATATGCAGACTCGCAGATGATCGACAGCATCCGCTGCTCCACCCGGCCGGATACGATCACCCCGGAGACGCTCAAACAGATTGCGCCTTTCCCGGTCAGAACGATCGAAATCGGGGTCCAGTCCATGGCCGAAAATGTGCTCGCGCTTTCACGGCGGGGCCATGACGCAGCGGCCGTTCGGCAGGCCATGGCCTTGTTAAAGCAAGCGGGCTACCAAACCGGCATTCAAGTGATGATCGGCCTTCCCGGTGATAATGCCGTGGCCGCCGCCTTAACCGCCCGGGAAATTGTGGAAATGGCGCCGGATTTTGTCCGGATCTATCCCACCCTGGTGATTAAAGGCAGTCCCCTTGCCCGCTGGTACCGGGAAAAGCGCTATACACCGCTATCCCTTGCCGCCTGTGTCGCCCGCCTTAAACAGTTATATCATCTGTTTACAAAAAATCAGATCAAGGTGATCCGGATGGGACTTCAGGCAACAGAAGGGCTGTCTGCAGACAACGTGATTGCCGGTCCCTATCACCCGGCCCTGGGCCATATGGTGCTCTCAACGATCATGCTGGATCAGGCCACGCACCAGCTGCAGCATATTTCCCTGCCCCGGCACCACATAAACCTCCGGATCCACCCGAAAAGCATCTCCCGGATGCAGGGTTTAAACAAGCAAAACCTCACGGTTTTAAAAGACGCCTTTGATCTCACCCGCATCTGCCTGCTGCCTGATCCGGAAATGCCGGAACTATCCGTAATTGCTGAATAA
- a CDS encoding PBP1A family penicillin-binding protein, with protein MRRFFKWIGILLIIGIMMAAAGIGGLYVYFAADLPKIVNLNDYQPPVITTVYSQNNKKIAEFYNQRRIVIALEEMPEDLLNAFVAAEDARFYEHEGIDLHSIIRAFFKNLEAGRIVQGGSTITQQVAKSFFLTPERSYSRKIKEAILAYRIDKRFSKKQILFLYLNQIYLGHGAYGIEAAAQNYFGKSADNLYLAECAMLAGLPQAPSRYSPYRHPELAKQRQIYVLNRMVQEGMVSRTAADQAIDREHDIKGRKNWYMENVPYYTEHIRQTLVEKYGKKKVYTDGLKVYTAVDEKMQEMARDSVQKALYALDKRQGFRGPIKELSPEAFESFSKDLQAEIAENPLKPGDRVKGVVIEVDDAADTVTVRMGNERGVIALADMRWARPPDTDTLYTQDRVKNPGSVLSVGDVIQVRIKEKPSENGLWQLALSQTPKVQAALMCIETGTGHVKTMIGGRDFSDSQFNRAIQSRRQPGSAFKPIIYAAALDKGYTPATVIFDSPIVFKDTRHDFTWKPKNYDQTFHGRTLFRTGLIKSRNIITVKILRDIGIDYTIEYARKLGIKSHLSRDLSLALGSSGISLLEIGRAYSVFANQGSMIEPQFITRIEDRQGNVIYEPDQAPEQVIEKSTAYIITHLLKEVVEHGTGWRVRALERPVAGKTGTTNNLYDAWFVGYTPRYVTAVWVGFDEEAPLGRKETGSRAASPIWLDFMKQALADKPEKIFPVPDSVVFSKIDLKTGLLPIPESRHTAYECFKEGTAPKQKTQAPDAVDSEEFYKKGLN; from the coding sequence ATGCGAAGGTTTTTTAAATGGATCGGCATCCTGCTGATCATCGGGATAATGATGGCTGCGGCCGGAATAGGGGGATTATATGTCTATTTTGCGGCGGATCTGCCCAAAATTGTCAATTTGAATGACTATCAGCCGCCGGTCATCACCACGGTTTATTCCCAAAACAATAAAAAAATCGCTGAATTTTATAATCAGCGCCGCATTGTTATTGCATTGGAAGAGATGCCTGAGGATTTGCTCAATGCGTTTGTCGCAGCTGAGGATGCCAGATTTTACGAACACGAGGGCATTGATCTCCACAGTATCATCCGGGCGTTTTTTAAAAATCTCGAGGCCGGCCGGATTGTTCAGGGCGGCAGCACCATCACCCAGCAGGTCGCCAAATCTTTCTTTTTAACCCCCGAGCGAAGTTATTCGCGAAAAATCAAGGAGGCCATTCTGGCCTACCGCATTGATAAGCGTTTTTCCAAAAAACAGATCCTTTTTTTATACCTCAATCAGATATATCTAGGCCATGGCGCCTATGGCATTGAGGCGGCCGCGCAAAACTATTTCGGCAAATCCGCGGATAATCTATATCTTGCAGAATGCGCCATGCTCGCCGGTCTCCCCCAGGCGCCCAGCCGGTATTCCCCTTACCGGCACCCGGAGCTTGCCAAGCAGCGCCAGATCTATGTGCTAAACCGGATGGTGCAGGAGGGCATGGTATCCCGGACCGCTGCGGATCAGGCCATTGATAGGGAACATGACATCAAGGGCCGGAAAAACTGGTATATGGAGAATGTGCCCTATTATACCGAGCACATCCGCCAGACCCTGGTTGAAAAATACGGCAAGAAAAAAGTCTATACCGATGGGTTGAAAGTCTATACAGCGGTGGATGAGAAAATGCAGGAGATGGCCAGAGATTCGGTACAAAAAGCCTTGTATGCCCTGGACAAGCGCCAGGGGTTTCGCGGGCCGATCAAGGAGTTATCCCCTGAAGCCTTTGAATCCTTTTCCAAAGATCTTCAGGCTGAAATAGCGGAGAATCCCCTGAAACCGGGAGATCGCGTAAAAGGGGTGGTTATCGAGGTCGACGATGCGGCAGACACCGTAACCGTGCGCATGGGTAATGAACGGGGGGTTATCGCCCTGGCGGATATGCGATGGGCCAGACCGCCGGATACGGACACATTATATACCCAGGACCGGGTTAAAAATCCGGGCAGTGTATTATCGGTGGGTGATGTGATCCAGGTGCGGATTAAAGAGAAACCATCGGAAAACGGGCTTTGGCAGCTTGCCCTGTCCCAGACGCCCAAGGTTCAGGCGGCCCTTATGTGTATTGAAACTGGGACTGGTCATGTCAAAACCATGATCGGCGGCCGGGATTTTTCAGACAGCCAGTTTAACCGGGCGATTCAATCCCGCCGGCAGCCCGGCTCCGCATTTAAGCCGATTATCTATGCCGCCGCCCTTGATAAGGGGTATACCCCGGCCACGGTTATTTTTGACTCGCCCATCGTATTCAAGGATACCCGGCATGATTTTACCTGGAAGCCGAAAAATTATGACCAGACCTTTCACGGCCGCACCCTTTTCCGCACCGGCTTGATCAAATCCCGGAACATCATTACAGTTAAGATTTTACGGGATATCGGAATCGACTATACCATCGAGTACGCCCGGAAACTGGGGATAAAGAGTCATCTCAGCCGGGATCTGTCCCTGGCGCTGGGCTCATCCGGCATCTCCCTGCTGGAGATAGGGCGGGCCTATTCCGTGTTTGCCAACCAGGGGTCGATGATTGAACCGCAATTTATCACCCGTATCGAGGACCGCCAGGGCAATGTGATTTATGAACCGGATCAAGCGCCCGAACAGGTCATCGAAAAAAGCACCGCCTACATTATTACGCATTTGTTGAAGGAGGTCGTCGAACACGGGACGGGTTGGCGGGTCAGGGCGCTGGAGCGGCCGGTGGCCGGTAAAACCGGCACCACCAATAACCTCTATGATGCCTGGTTTGTGGGGTATACCCCCAGATACGTGACCGCTGTATGGGTGGGGTTTGATGAGGAAGCCCCCCTTGGCAGAAAAGAGACCGGCTCCCGGGCGGCCAGCCCGATATGGCTTGATTTTATGAAACAGGCCCTGGCGGATAAACCGGAGAAGATTTTTCCGGTTCCGGACAGCGTGGTATTTAGCAAGATTGATCTGAAGACCGGGCTTTTGCCCATCCCTGAGTCCAGGCATACCGCCTATGAATGTTTCAAAGAGGGCACGGCGCCCAAACAGAAGACCCAGGCCCCGGATGCCGTTGATTCGGAGGAATTTTATAAAAAAGGCCTGAACTAA